The following proteins are co-located in the Rattus norvegicus strain BN/NHsdMcwi chromosome 19, GRCr8, whole genome shotgun sequence genome:
- the LOC134483496 gene encoding disks large homolog 5-like → MFARLLRRFGRVDVDREESRVKQMKPKEACRQTSSPENILNKVQANEEEERLKRELELTTKERNELTDRLLYVTGGSMSKSPYFRPNPFYENLKIKEKEVMSLLHNLDTKNIEHREKFQELKKEINFYRNLQSRLLMDQACMKKKLVTLKQESKEVQRYLFELNRKDEDEQEKTSNLQTQ, encoded by the exons atgtttgcccgtcttctcaggcgctttgggagagttgatgttgatagagaagagtctagagtgaagcaaatgaaacctaaag aggcctgcagacagacgtcatcccctgaaaatatcctaaacaaggtgcaggccaacgaggaagaggagaggctgaaaagagaactggagctaactaccaaggagagaaatgagctgacagatcgcctcctttatgtgacaggtggatccatgagcaagag cccctacttcaggccaaatccattttatgaaaacttgaagataaaggagaaagaggtcatgtcattactgcacaacttagacaccaagaacattgaacatcgtgagaaatttcaggagctcaagaaggagattaacttctatcg caacctgcagagccggctcctgatggaccaggcatgtatgaagaagaagttggtcacattgaagcaggagagcaaggaggtacagcgatatttgtttgagttgaaccggaaagatgaagacgaacaggagaagaccagcaacctccagacccagtaa